In Choloepus didactylus isolate mChoDid1 chromosome 6, mChoDid1.pri, whole genome shotgun sequence, one DNA window encodes the following:
- the LOC119537131 gene encoding olfactory receptor 52K2-like translates to MLSSNWTRLQPASFLLLGIPGLETSHIWISIPFCLVYLLSLMGNVALLLIIKTDPKLHEPMYLFLCMLSVADLMLTSSTLPKILSLFWFNGKEIYFEACLTQMYLIHSLSTMESGFILAMAFDRYVAICHPLMHSIILTPTVVLGFGLAIVFRGAILLSPHPFLLRWLSYCRTNVISHTYCEFMALIKLACAETKIRRAYSLIVAFLTGGLDFILIICSYVLILLTVFNLPSKAARLKTLSTCVSHVWIILVFYTPAFFSFLTHRFGHHIAPHTHIFVANIYLLIPPMMNPIIYGIKTKRIREGFFKFLTTKRV, encoded by the coding sequence ATGCTATCTTCCAACTGGACCAGACTTCAACCTGCCTCCTTCCTGTTGCTTGGCATACCAGGGTTGGAGACTTCCCACATCTGGATATCCATCCCTTTCTGCCTTGTCTACCTGCTGTCACTGATGGGAAATgttgcccttttattaataatcAAGACAGATCCCAAACTTCATGAACCTATGTACCTCTTTTTATGTATGCTCTCTGTGGCTGATTTGATGCTCACTTCTTCTACACTTCCCAAGATACTCAGCCTCTTCTGGTTCAATGGCAAAGAGATCTACTTTGAAGCCTGCCTCACTCAAATGTACCTCATTCATTCTCTGTCTACTATGGAATCTGGATTTATCTTGGCCATGGCTtttgaccgctatgtggccatctgccatCCACTGATGCATTCCATTATCCTGACACCCACAGTAGTTTTAGGATTTGGTTTGGCCATTGTTTTCAGAGGAGCCATACTCCTCAGTCCACACCCCTTCCTACTGAGGTGGCTTTCCTACTGCAGAACTAATGTCATCTCCCATACCTACTGTGAATTCATGGCCCTGATAAAGCTGGCTTGTGCTGAGACCAAGATTCGTAGAGCCTACAGCCTAATTGTGGCCTTCCTGACAGGGGGCTTGGACTTCATACTGATTATCTGTTCATATGTCCTTATACTTCTCACTGTCTTCAATCTCCCATCCAAGGCTGCCCGCCTTAAGACCTTAAGCACCTGTGTCTCTCATGTATGGATCATCTTGGTGTTTTACACAccagcctttttctcttttctcacccATAGGTTTGGCCATCACATTGCTCCACATACCCACATTTTTGTAGCCAATATATATCTCCTTATTCCACCCATGATGAATCCGATTATATATGGTATTAAAACCAAAAGGATCAGAGAGGGATTCTTTAAATTCTTAACAACCAAACGTGTTTAA
- the LOC119538365 gene encoding olfactory receptor 52D1-like, with translation MPPLNTSHPSPVTFSLMGIPGLEHLHVWIGIPFCSMYMVAVVGNMTILAVVRAERSLHEPMFLFLCMLSVTDLVLSTSTLPRMLCLFWLGARDIAFDACLAQMFFIHSFTAMESGFFLAMAIDRYVAICHPLRHATILTHTHITIMGIIVVVRGVAFFSPHPILLRQLPYCRTRIIAHTYCEFMAVVKLACMDTGATKRYSLSMASIIGSCDAILIAASYAFILHSVFHLPSREASFKALGTCGSHVCVILVFYSTAGFSIFTHRFGKNIPAHIHIFIANMYLLVPPFLNPIVYGVRTKKIREHVLGAIRAKAA, from the coding sequence ATGCCACCTCTCAACACTTCTCACCCCTCTCCTGTCACCTTCTCTCTGATGGGCATCCCAGGTCTAGAGCACCTGCATGTCTGGATCGGGATTCCCTTCTGCTCCATGTACATGGTGGCTGTGGTGGGCAACATGACCATCCTGGCCGTGGTGAGGGCAGAGCGGAGCCTCCACGAGCCCATGTTCCTCTTTCTGTGCATGCTGTCAGTCACTGACCTGGTCCTCTCCACGTCTACACTTCCGCGCATGCTGTGTCTGTTCTGGCTTGGAGCCCGTGACATTGCCTTTGATGCTTGCCTGGCCCAAATGTTCTTCATCCACAGCTTTACTGCCATGGAATCGGGCTTTTTCCTGGCCATGGCCATTGATCGATATGTGGCCATATGTCACCCCCTGCGCCATGCCACCATTCTCACCCACACTCACATCACCATAATGGGTATAATTGTGGTGGTCCGGGGTGTGGCCTTCTTTTCTCCACATCCCATCCTGCTCAGACAGCTTCCCTACTGTAGAACACGAATCATTGCCCACACCTACTGTGAGTTCATGGCTGTGGTGAAGCTGGCATGTATGGACACAGGGGCCACAAAGCGTTATAGCCTCAGTATGGCTTCCATCATAGGCTCATGTGATGCTATTCTCATTGCTGCATCCTACGCCTTCATTCTCCACTCTGTATTTCACCTGCCATCCCGAGAAGCTAGCTTTAAGGCTTTGGGCACATGTGGCTCCCATGTTTGTGTCATTCTTGTCTTCTACTCCACAGCAGGCTTTTCCATTTTCACTCACCGttttgggaaaaatatacctgcacacattcatatttttattgcaaaTATGTACCTTTTGGTGCCTCCTTTCCTTAACCCTATTGTATATGGAGTAAGGACTAAGAAAATACGGGAACATGTTCTTGGAGCTATAAGAGCTAAAGCTGCCTGA